The genomic window aaaacaaaacaaaacaaacctcagcCCTCCAGGACAAAAGCCGATAACTGATACTAAGTGCTTTCTAACATGCTGATTAGGTTTCAATATGATACCGCTTTAAATAAGCATAATTGTGTGTCCATAGGCAGAAGCTGAATAACGACAGGATGAATTTctatacttaattttttgttactgtcttACTGTAGCACACAGGGACTTGTTACGTTTAGGGAAACCGCTAACCTAATGGAGGGTTTAAACCATAAGCTAGTTTGTTATACCAAAATGACTGAGAGAACAAAGcataaagtgttttcagatttctagTACACCTTGATTGCTATCCATTAAACTTAAGACAGGTTAAACAAAGCACAGGAAGTAAGAGAACTCCTAGTCCCACAACTGGCAAATTGTGCGCACACTTTCCATTCCtgagaaaataatacacaaacctgaaaaatgcatttaactgaGAAATGAAGACATCCTTGTCCTATTGGAAGAGTAAGGTGACAGCTCTTGGGCTCAGTGATTTTCAGATAAGCTCCAGTCTTCAACTTGCAGACACCAGTGACAGCTCCTTTTTTCGgattgaaagggaaaatgtttcaacaacacattgaaaacatacttaagggacaagaaacaaaatcaagactgcagtgagaaggaaaacagaaaaacaatactgggaagaaaaaaaagagaaaagagaaaagccctTGGTCTTTGTATCGACCAACGAGATAAgccttacacatttttaagtttatttttgacGCTTGATTGATGCATTACCAGATATTAAGCACTATTCAAGAGCAAATATTAACACTAGTAAGAATAAATCCGATCCACCACCCcttattcaaaatacatcaaTTTCTAATTTGGAGATAACGTCTCTCTgacaaggaagtagaaaagctgtaaataccGATACAGTTTCCTCTCCCGATGTTCCATATACATACCAATGCTGATATGAGACATTGGCACAGTCTGATTAAGACAAGATTTTATGGAAGTTCATTGCGGTTCTATCTGTCAACTAATACTATTTAATGGAAGGATTTAAATCAGTAGAATTCCGTACTGTATGGCCAGTGTTACGAACAGAACTAATGATCAGCACTGTGCATATCACTCTGATGCAGGTTGGTGCCTCACGGAGAACTTGTGTTTCTTCAtagaatgtttttccatttttctccattatctGGAGAAACATTGGCTGTTCCCCCGTcgcccccaccccttttttctcagagcaggaggtggagggaggcagaaacgtgtttttattttgagcaGTGTCCCGGGACACCGGTGGCTAtccaaaaggcaaaagaaggaaacagaaaaagacaatataCTCATGCAGAAGGtagtgaaagtgaaatagaaaggaaacgcagaaaggtagaaaaggagcttttaggtggtgaaaacatgaaaaaatataagaagttctagaagaaaaagaagtctgaagataaacagggagagaaggaatcCAAGTAAGCAGGGATTCCAGCATaatcagcagtttttttcctaattcttttccGGGTGCTTCTCATGTTTCGTTTTAggtttttttcatagtttctaaGTTATTTAGATAGCATAATCTGGCTGGGGATCATGACTGGGGATCATTAGGTTGATCAGTGAAGACAGGAAAGATATTGCTGAATTGTGTCAGAGCACTAGCTTTGGACCACGTAGTTTGAATCACATCTGCACACCATTCTGGATtaggttaaaacatttttttttttacttgcacaTATTCCAGAGCTAACCATTGTTAATGATCTGTGTACCAACCAGGACCTATGGTCCTTCAATCTGAGGGCTTAAGTTTGCTGCATCTAAAGGAAGTTACATGTGCACAAAGTACCACAAAATAGCTGACATGCGGCAAATCATCCCctgtggtaaaataaataaagtttcctATATGCAACAAGtgccacatctttttttctctttttaacttgcatgtttctttcagacttgatgatttgtatttctctgcgCTCCACTTTGACAATGCCAGTCGCAAGCgtaacaaaaagaggaaaaaggagaaacatcagGAAAGTGAAAGGCTTCTTGGAATACTTAGATCCTcgtttccagaagaaaacccgggagaagaaggaagaatccCATCCTCCAGATGGCTCTTTATGAGAGCAATGCAGAAGTGAGGGCAGTAAACAACCTCACAAGGAAGGGAAGCCTTCCAGTGCAGgtgaaagcaagaaatacagcTCCATCGCATCCAGCGAGTATATTAAAGGTAAGCGGCTGCAGCATGTTTATGGGATTCCTTTTAGATTAATCTAGAGATTatttaaaacagtctttaaatgcTTGATGACTGAACAGTCTGctggatattaaaatatgttttgaaaaatatgtttcaagtgttgttttttcagctaTGTGGGGAGAACAAATACAGTGGCTATGAATATTTTGGCTATTATTCAGAACAGCATGTGGAGGgatatgtaaaatatgtaatatgtaaaaatccagctttttttctactttttgggttttttttttgtctttttttttcttccctgctatTATAGGTTTAAGAATATAGAGGAATGCACTGATGGAAGCCATGTAAAGAGTCCCCAACTTGAGCTCCTGATTGGCTTCATGCTGAactctgtgctgttcttgtcTTAATCTTGGTCTCTCAGTAGATAATATGGTTTAATTACGAATAGAATCATGTGATGAAGAAGATCTCACACTGCAACAAATCCAACatctcaaatgaaattttacattttccgtgattttctttctgagcagaagtgtgtagtattaaatatatatatatatatatatctgtgagGAAGCCACGGTCGCAGTTACTcagatattttaataagcaCTTGCAGTAAGATAAATTGCTGCATCTTTTAGCATTATTTAATTGTAGGGTTAGAGACATGTTGATTCAACAGAGCTGTAAAGTTTCTAAGAggtcactttgaaaaataccagCTAAATTACAGGCAAGACTGCACccgttcttaaaaacaaacaacccccccaatcATCTATTTTCCTCTTACAGATAACTGAAGTAATCCCCGAAGAACACAGTTCACTATCCAaaggcaagttttatttttaaacattttctacattttataccTAGCTGCAACTTAACAACCAGTTAACAGTCGGTGACAATCCTGTTCAGTgttgaaaatgtcattctggcataggaaacaaaggacttcatcttcttgcttttcttcttggatCTTCACGTTCCAGATAcgtgagagaaagagcagcgttaaagcagttaaattccTGCATTCCTAAGTGCTCTCTCTAGCCAGTTTCTGAAcgcttctgttctgtggctaGGATTTGGTCAGCTTGACCACAAGATCACTAAAAAAGCAGGTAGCTTTGTCCTAATATTCTGTACAGTTGACCAATTTTAGCAtagaactgaaatgcagtcagttgAATGGGAGGGCTTTGGAAGCTGCCTTCTCCAGTCAGTCCAGCCCTGTAGTCAGAGAGCAGATCAAGCCGGGTGCAGGGTTGTGACttctctctttagaaagaaaaccactgagccAGACAGCTCCATGTTGAGTATCACAACAGggaatgacatttcttccctttgtctttcagatgcagagcttaCTGATGGAAGCCTTCAATACTCAGACTAAACCTACCATCAAAACCGACGACCTTTTTACCATCCAAACCaaccatttttccatcaaacccAACAACTtgggttttgaaatgaaactggtaaGCCACAAGCCTTTATTGAAtctattttgcagtgaaagggTTTTCTCTGTAACCTGATCATTTAAACTGTTGTGCTTAAAAGAAGGTCACTTGCAAGAGCAGTTATAATCCATGCTATAAAATTGAATCAtcctctagaaagaaaaaaaaaaggagcaattatCTTGCATGTACTCCTGATAAAGGAGGAGCTACACAATGGTATATAGTTTCACACTTAATTTTTGAGAATGTCCAGGCTTAAGTAACAGCTCTTGatgataaatgaaaagattaacaCGCAGTGGATTTACACAGAACATTACATTTGTAACAATGATCGATACAGAGTATTTGTCATGCAAATCACCTGTGTGCACCGAGGAAtacttatttcaatatatatctgtacagtatttacattttatatttaaactctaactcgaaacattttccaagaaaatacagaaatgaaactggtaagCCACAAGTCTTAATCTGCAGCATTTGGTCTAGAACAGACCTGGCTTTTCCAGCAAGCATATCTACATAGATATGtaacaaatcttaaaaaataggCATTGTTTTTATCTATGAAGCATTATAAATGCTGCTTGGTTTATAAAGCTTCAGTTTTGTACCCgtttaaaactgttcaaaatgttAAGTGATTTAGAGCTTActttgtcagaatattttaaaatttaagtcagTCCAGGGGAGTTTAACTGTTATATACAGTTCTCTCctagattgcactggcaacgGGGCAGCAATTTAATGCTAGAAATAATATACTTCCTGCTACAATCTCCTCAGTTACATGTTactctaaataattatttctgcagggtATAAGAACTTCAAATACAGCAAACGAACTCTCAAGGCATTTCCTTTGTGCTTACCGGTAGACACCGTCGCCTGGCTagataaacagattttcttgaaggtgttatttcagcatataagagttgattaaaaaaaaaaaagtgcttcatgGCTTATTGGTTTTGTAATCTCACAGTTCTCCAGGAATACttgatttgctgcatttcaccatTACGCTCGTCAGTAGCACTGATTCTGGTTTATCACTATTTGCAGTACAAATCTCCTTGTCCAAAGCCTAAACTGATGTATgcactgcttgaaaacaaaacgtgaagttgcagagcagaagactCAAGTCATTAGGTTAGCAGCTGCGTAACCATACTGCTTTCCAAACATAAGATGTAGAGCTTACTGAGTTTCTATGAAGAGTTTAAATGGCTCCCATTAAGCAAAGATGTCCCCACACTGATACTTCCTCTTAAGCAAGGATTCTACCTCCTTTGGCTGAGGCTTGCTCCCTTACTCACATTCGAACATTCATCCAAGTAGCCTGCAATTCCACGTTCGTGGGGGAAAGTCTGTAGAATAGAAAAGGTTCCTCCAGTCTcttcctctcagcctttttttgaagcatgcaataaagcaaaactttcaCAGGCTGACCTTCCATGCAAAACAAGGCAACTTAGTAAGACAGGAACCGCAAAACTGATTgttctttaaagttaaaatgagatttgaaataGATCAAGTTAGCAAGTGTTGTTACGTCCGTAAGTAAGTCTCTTTTTGCCAATGCAGCACAGTTCCCTATCATGtagccagagctgcttctgtagctccaagaagcaaaactgctttgacAAAATACTGTGTCATGAAAGCATTCGTTGGCGCAGGAGGCACAGCTCAGGTTCAACAAGTTTGTGAAAAAATGAGTactaacagaagcagcagcgtCCAAAGAAACACTTTATGTCCCCACTGCAAAATGAGGGGCTTTACCTTGAGTGTTATGCACGCTGTCAATAGAAAAGCACTGTAACAGAATCTGCCACGGCAGTTTGTATGTTACTGAAAGACCATCAGAGTGGGACTGCAGAAAGATCTTTCAGAAGTTCCAAAAAAACATGTGGGGGTGGGAGTTTAGTTGTGTTAGATAACACAATCTTAGATAAAGATTTTGGTCTTAACGTAAAAGTAAGGGCGTCTACTGATTTCTTCAACTCCAACAACTGAAgcacaagtctgaaaaatcgcctttaagaatgcaatgaaaatatttaactcttctgtatGGTCATAGTTTGTTGTCAAGCAAAGGAATGAATGCTGATGCCTTAACTATCTAGGGCTGTAGCTTACAGAAAGACTacaccttcctgtttttttccctttaaaaacgttaaatgcatgtgaaattatttgggggtgttttcacatgcaaagcCTAATGCAACGCGTGCAAGCCCTGTCATCTTCTTCCTTTAGTAGTGTCGCATTAAGGGGTGTAGCTGATTGACCGTTACGGGTCCGGTCGgcttcagggtactgaactatcacggcCACGGATTCACCAACAACGCAGCACGCCCTCGCTCTAGTCGCGTTCAAGGAGAACTATCACGGccaggaacaatgcagttaagtgcagTTTATTACGGCAACAGATACACAGGTCCTTTggattgccagtgataaattcactgtctgcaaaagcaagctagcatgcatgaaatgcaCAGGTACAAAGCCTAGGTATTAAGAcgttaaaaagcataaagacaccagagatttctaagtttccgtgGAGACGCCTGGTATAACCAAGCGTTCAGATCTTACCTCACAGCATCCCAATgggccatggggggggtgggggggtgggggggtgagagGCTCAGCCTGTCGACTGATGTCAGAAGGTATCCTTCATGACAGTATCTTCCCCAACATTCCCtttctcttaagccaatttacattattttctatcttttaggtggagcttgagtgactccagTCATGCATATCTTGGTTGTGATTGGTAGAAATTATCTCGCTTGCGTTTAAAGGTacaggctccgagaaattcagaggatgtgctcagtgaggggtggttgcacctcggaggcgggtagcttttgggatggaggtgtgctTATAATGCCTAGTCACttaaggcaattactccacaaggAGTAACCTTACTCCTGTAACTTAACTACTGGAACTACTTTAAGCTTTAACTACAGCATATCTAAAACATAAGAAGGATGTTACtatgtaaaaagcagatgaaaccaGTCCTTAAATCTTACTGCTTATTGTGCGTGAGCAGACTGGCATGAGTTTTAGCTATACTGGCAAATATCAAAGCACACCtgtgtagtcccaaagctgggagaaaaacaaggaaaccttgaagaaaatggggaggcctgtagcttgtgtagtcttttagctgagaaaataaggaaggagagagacaggtagccttgagctagcagaagcaaggaagagaagggataaaagggaaaaaacaagaaggagaaaaacagctccagACTGACCTAtagtaaccttttgctcattaagggtcattaacaCATTAGAAATCACACCTGTCAAAATGCTAATCTATGCTAATGTGGGATTCGGTGTgtgtccccctcctcctgtaccccctcccccccggcgTTCCTCTGTAATGCGCAAGCTCAGTAGAGATAAGTTAGGTGAGCTGTAATAACCAGTCAAAAGGAGCCAAAGAGagagttttcacaagtttcctgtgtatgaatgacggtgattcgagtcagaggtgtgcttgctttgcgaAAGATAGCCAAGtacctgactctgcagagttctgtaattaattatgtaattaaaagaccttCGTGTGCATTCCGACTCGGGGTGCTTATTGGCGCGGTGCACTGGGCACGAACCCGCGGACAACATCTGTACTCAGTGTGATGCCTACAGACAATCCTTTCCTGTTGGgacctgcatatttttctgtgcattcaacACAAACCCTTTGGCACAACTAGTTCCCTACGTAGCTGCCAGTCCACCACTCAGTTGcacttctgaagaggaaaagctatttccatCTAACGTAGGAGCACATACTCTAAATGCAAGCTTCGCTCAGCTGGTCATTTACTGCAGGAcaagatttgaaaactgttgttgagattctgttgggttttctgcttacagaaaaatcaagtgCTAGATCGCCCTCTACTCCACTTTGTAGTGCTGCATTTAATGGagattcaaataatttcatttgctccTCCGTTTATGGACAATGAGCTGAAGGAACAGGTACAGCACATTAGTCTGGAATGCCTTCCCTCCCAACCAAAGTAAACTGGAGCTGTAACTAACACAAGCAGAAGCAAGGCTTCCAcgttttcagctgaataaagtTCCAACAAAGTCATCCTCTGGGATTTGAAGCTTACTTCAAActataaaatttacagttaacGTCTTCACTTAGTTTGTCCAATTTTTGCATTATcgctcagctgtgtgctcatttATAAGTCGATGAATGTATACAAGCTGCTGATCAAGTCCTATGTCTTGTTTGCAATTCTTCGTTTCCTTGTTGCCAGCATATTGTAAAGCGGATCCCTGCTGCTACTTgctctagaagaaaaggaatcatcGTTTTGGTTACCAAATACCCGCTTCTGAAAActagaagtgttttgttctctcttccctttgaaTGACTCCACACCTCTCATCAGATAATGGATTGCTGACCTAGAATCAGAGAACATCCCAAGGTGGAAAGGACTCACAATAATCcccgagtccaactcctggctccacacaggaccaccccaaaagcagacCCTACGTCTGAGAGCATcgttcaaacacttcttgacccccgtcaggctcggtgccatgaccactgccctgggcagctgtcccagtgcccgagcgccctctcagggcagcacctgaggcgcacggggctcggcggggcggcccgggaggggaggaggacggcGGGGCGAAGCGGCGGCTCCCTCAGAGCCGTCTCCCCGCCGCCTCGTCCGCACGTCGGGGCTTTTTCGTGTCGCGCCCTCGGGCTCTCGCCGCGGGCGacgtgctgctccccagcgcgGACGCCTTGCGCGCGGCGcctgcccgcggcggcggcgggagggaaaCCCCAACCGCAAAGCCCTCCCGGCAGGGAGAGCTCGGGGTGAGGGCCGATCCGGCACCGACAGTAAAGACACGCCGGAGGAAACGCTCTGCTTGTAGCCGTGAGCACCGCGGCCAGGTTAAAAAGGCGTCACGCTGGAGCTCCGAGTTGGGCGGCGTTCCGAGGCCGTTATGGCAGTTGTGGAGACGGCCTCGGCTGAGGTGGcggctgctgtcgctgctgtcccctctgtccccgctgTTGCCGCTGTTCCCGGCGCCTGGAGACCCCTGGCAGCCCCCTGTGACAGGACCTgtggccccggggagcaggaccTGTGGCCCCCTGTGCCCACCGCCTCGTCGGCCATCCCGGCAGCaatcctgccagcacagaataGCTCACTGGCGTTACGTGCGTTTCAGGGTAAAGTGACGATTAACTTCTATTTCCTGGCTTGggtgctgctttattctttaacgaagcttcaggtttaaaggttaaactcagttatgtcaaggttaaactcagtttcGTGAATGGCATCTTGGACaaaatcttaagctgtgattgaCTCTCTGCTTAACAGAGGCCAAGCGTGTACCTACTGAGCAGCAGGTCATAAGTGATAAGCCCTCACAAATTAACTTGCTATCACAAAGTGACGCCcagaaaaagtgtattcaaAAGCTAGGCTCATTATAGAATCACAACAAACCCATCATGACTGGTGCAGTAGACAGTGCGGTAGAGGGCGAgccctggaaagacagaagtaaagtaGCAGCGAAATGCAGGTACCTTTGTGCACACGAAACAGAAAAGCGCAGGCAGTAAAGTAATAGTGTTCCATTACTAACGCGAGcaacaattatatataaatcGCAACCATTATCTATTAGATAATAGGTAATAATTAATAGATAATTGCAAAGctccaaaaatgcaataaataactgattcccctcagagaatgtcatttacatttttatattaaaaagactccagagttgtaatggattaaaatcctacgaaagtgaaagaaatggcatcagCCACTAGTTCTGCAGAAGCTAAAAGTAATACTGATAGAGTTTGGATGgaaatttttactttgtgtgtttagtttggggattccttttaaatcattcatacCAGCAATTTAGTTcttaaaggctgtttctttgaGATTAAGTGACAGGACTTCTACTACTCAAGTACTACGCAAGTAAGCGTGCGCTTTATCCTGCCTccgttttcttcaaaacaaaagtagaaaatgcagttcttaCTTGTTGCACTGATAGAGAACGGGACTACTGTGAATAAAGACTTCCAAAGCGATTCCCCTAAGGCAACTGAAGTGACTGacgttacagaaattaattttgatatatttacagTCGACAGAGAAATATGGGGAGCATTTTGTAATGCACAGATTCATCcgtgtcttttctgttttgcaaagaaaagcgtttgattgttgctattcacagcttccattattcacaggtttttgaatgctaacattgctcaggaaaagatctgatatttgtaggggtaccgtcattcctagttatttgtttttacattgtccttgcatttattaccatataatttcaagtctaaATTTGTGGTTTAagttataataaggaaaaaagcagtagttgaggtaatcaggttaaagattatagatggagaggaacttggcgttagatactaaaaacaggatggcagttagccttgccttagaaaaattaaaatggttgactaaacttttttttcccaaaacgttgtgttgaccagccaatttgaatttggcggtattaaagctgtctgcaataagtttttctgttttggattgtagctagttcctctaggtgctcccacagaatagtatttttactatacctatatatactttacatatttactatacctatatatacctaatgcctttcttagaaacaaacaaacaaaatctctttttaaatataactttcttgcagttgttaatgATGGAATTGCTCcgccacaaaggattctttttccacctgagaagatacgtatggattggcaagaaacacaaagtgttggagttggcctgtacaatcttggcaacacacgttttcttaatgctactctacagtgtttgacctacacccccccccacttgccaattacatgctttctcttgagcacagccagtcatgtgagtactttctaacagtattttaaatctgttggatagctctgaaggtgaaagaacagcagtgattctgtgGGA from Anser cygnoides isolate HZ-2024a breed goose chromosome W, Taihu_goose_T2T_genome, whole genome shotgun sequence includes these protein-coding regions:
- the LOC136788538 gene encoding LOW QUALITY PROTEIN: ubiquitin carboxyl-terminal hydrolase 42-like (The sequence of the model RefSeq protein was modified relative to this genomic sequence to represent the inferred CDS: deleted 2 bases in 1 codon), which translates into the protein MAVVETASAEVAAAVAAVPSVPAVAAVPGAWRPLAAPCDRTCGPGEQDLWPPVPTASSAIPAAILPAQNSSLALRAFQVVNDGIAPPQRILFPPEKIRMDWQETQSVGVGLYNLGNTRFLNATLQCLTYTPPLANYMLSLEHSQSCREQDFCMMCTMETPINQALRCTVDAIEPTRVINNLSRIGQHFRFGSQGDAHEFLRYTVDAMQEACLNGSTKLDRSSQATTIIHQIFGGFLRSRVKCLNCKAVSDTYEAFLDITLDEVKYPEYLDLRDYMSQSSGEPLLYTL